CCACCGAGCTGATCTATGTGTGGGGCAACCTGATCTCGGGTCCCCGCGACGTCACGTTCAAGCTCGGTGGACTCAAAACCGGCGAGGAGCTGTCGGAGCGGATGCGCGCCCGCTGGACGAGGTTCGCGGCAACCGGTGACCCCAACGTGCCGGTGGGTCAGCCGCACTGGGCGCCGTATCGGATCGACGACCGCGCGACGCTGGTCATCGATCGCCGGGATCGCGTCGTCGACGACCTGGACGGGCCGATCCGCCAGGCCTGGGGCGACGAGGTGCTGAGCTTCCGCTGACGCTTCTTGACGCGGTGTCTAACAACGGGCTCCGATCGCGTTAGACTCCCGCCCGGAGGTGTCGCGTGGATCGAATCGGTGAACTGCTGTCTGTGCTCCCGCCGCAGATGCGCGAGCCGGTGTTGTTCGCGATCCCGTTCTTTCTCCTGCTGCTCATCCTCGAGTGGACCGCGGCCCGCAAGCTGGAACGACTGACCGAGGCCGACCAACCCGCGTCCGGCGCCTACCACGCGCGCGACGCGTGGGCCTCGATCTCGATGGGCCTCATGTCGGTCGCGACCATGGGCGTCTGGAAGTTCTTCGCCCTGCTCGGCTACGCCGCGCTCTACGCGTACGTCGCGCCGTGGCACCTCTCGGCGACCAAGTGGTACACGTGGGTGATCGCGATCGTCGGAGTGGACGTGCTGTTCTACCTCTACCACCGCACCGCCCACCGGGTCCGGCTGATCTGGGCCACCCACCAGGCGCATCACTCCAGCCGCTACTTCAACTTTGCGACCGCGCTGCGGCAGAAGTGGAACAACAGCGGCGAGATCATCATGTGGATTCCGTTGCCGCTGCTGGGCGTTCCGCCATGGATGGTGTTCACCAGCTTCTCGATCAGCCTGATCTACCAGTTCTGGATCCACACCGAACGCATCGACAAGCTGCCGCGGGCCTTCGAGTTCGTGTTCAACACGCCGTCGCATCACCGGGTGCATCACGGGATGGACCCGGAGTATCTCGACAAGAACTACGGCGGCATCCTCATCCTGTGGGATCGCCTGTTCGGCACATTCCAACCCGAGCTCTACCGACCGCACTACGGACTCACCAAGCCGGTCACGACGTTCAACATCTGGAAACTGCAGACCCACGAGTACGCCGCGATCGCCCGCGACGTCCGCTCGGCGCGCCGCTGGCGTGACCGGCTGGGCTACGTCTTCGGCCCGCCCGGCTGGGCGCCCAGCACCACACCGCAGCCGGCGACTACGGTGGCCGCAAGCTAGTCAACATCGGTGCCGCCACCCGAGGATGGAGCCCATGGAGGTCAAAGAAGTCCTGCTGCCCGGAGTCGGGCTGCGGTACGAGTTCGACAGCGCCGATGGCAATCGCATCGGTGTGATCGCCCGGCGCGGCGGTGATTTCGAAGTCGTCGTCTACGGCGCGCGGGACCCCGACCAAGCTCGCCCGGTGTTCCGCCTCACCGATGAGGAAGCCGACGCGCTGGCCCAGATCCTCGGTGCCCCGCGGCTGGTGGAGAGCTTCGCCGACCTGACCAAGGAAGTGCCGGGCCTGGACGCCGGCCAGGTCGAGATCGTTGCGGGGTCACCGTTCGTCGACCGGCCGCTGGGCGACACCAAGGCCCGCACCCGTACCGGCGCATCGATCGTGGCGATCGTGCGCGACGAAGAGGTGCTGGCCTCGCCGAAACCCGACCAGGTGCTGCACGCCCGCGACGTTCTGGTCGTGATCGGCACCGAACACGGCATTTCCGGCGTCCGTCGAATCGTCGACCAAGGATGATCTGAGTGGCTGTGTCGGCGGCGCTACTCCTCGAACTCGGCGTCATCTTCACGGTCCTGACAATCCTCGGAACCCTGGCGCGCCGGTTCGCGCTGTCACCGATCCCGCTCTACCTGCTGGCCGGACTGGCCCTGGGCAACGGCGGTATCGCGCCGGTGCCGGCGGCAGGGGAGTTCGTGTCCACCGGCGCCACGATCGGCGTGGTGCTGCTCCTGCTGACCCTGGGCCTGGAGTTCTCCATCGGCGAGTTCGCCGCCAGCATGCGCCGGCACCTGCCCTCGGCCGGCGTCGACCTCGTCCTCAACGCCACCCCGGGCGCGATCGCGGGCTGGCTGCTCGGCCTGAACTTCGTCGGCATCCTGGCGATGGCCGGTATCACGTTCATCTCCTCGTCGGGTGTGATCGCGCGCCTGCTCAACGACCTACGCCGGCTGGGTAACCGGGAAACGCCTGCCGTGCTGTCGATCCTGGTGCTCGAGGACTTCGCGATGGCCGCCTACCTGCCGCTGCTGGCCGTGCTGGCGGCCGGCGGCACCTGGTGGGAGGCGCTGCTGTGGATGGGCGCCGCGATGGTCGCTCTGGTGGTGGTGTTCGCGGCGTCGTATCGCTGGGGTCATCACCTGGGACGGCTGATCAGCCATCCCGACGACGAGCAGCTCCTGCTGCGCATCCTCGGACTGACGCTGCTGGTGGCCGCGGCGGCCGAACACTTGCACGCCTCGGCCGCCGTCGGCGCGTTCCTGGTCGGCCTGACGCTGACGGGGGAGACCGCCGAGCGGGCCCGCGCTGTGCTCACCCCGCTGCGTGATCTGTTCGCGGCGGTGTTCTTCCTGGCGATCGGATTGTCGGTGGCGCCGGCGGACCTGGTGCCGATGTTGCCTGCGGCCGCGCTGCTGGCCGCGGTCACCGCGATCACCAAGGTGGCCACCGGGGTGTACGCCGCCCGCCGCGACGGAGTCGGCAGGCCGGGCCAGCTTCGCGCGGGCACCGCGCTGGTCGCCCGCGGCGAGTTCTCGCTGGTGATCATCGGGCTGGCGGGGACCACCGTCGCCGCGGTGGGGACGCTGGCCACGCCGTATGTTTTCGTCCTGGCCATCGTCGGGCCCCTACTCGCGCGGTTCGCCCGGTAGGACGCCGCCGTCATGGCACCATGCTGGGGTGCAGACCGTATTTGACCGCGACGTCGACCCCGCCCTGATCGCCCGGGCGCTGGGCTCCGCCGCGTTCGGATCGATGTGGCTGGACTCGTCGCTGGTCGCCCGTCCCGACTACCCCCGGCTGTCCGGCGACCTGACCTGTGACCTGTTGGTCGTCGGCGGCGGCTACGCCGGGCTGTGGTCGGCGCTGCACGCGAAGGCGCGCAACCCCGGGGCGCGGGTGGTGCTCATCGAAGCCGAGCGGGTCGGCTGGGCGGCATCGGGGCGCAACGGCGGCTTCGTCGAGGCCAGCATCACCCACGGCGCCGAGAACGGAAAGTCGCGCTGGCCCACCGAGTTCGACCGTCTGGAGAAGCTCGGCCTGGCCAACCTCGACGGCATGCAGGCCGATATCGCCTCCTACGGCATGAACGTGGACTGGGAACGCACCGGCATGCTCACGGTCGCCACCGAACCGCATCAGGTCGAGTGGCTGGCCGAGGGCGCCGACGACGGCGAGGGCCGGTTCCTTGATCAGGCGGCGGTGCGCGCCGAGGTCGACTCACCGACCTACCGGGCCGGTCTGTGGGCGACCGACAGCTGCGCGATCGTCCATCCGGCCCGGCTGGTCTTCGAGCTCGCCCGGGCCTGCTCGGAGGCCGGGGTCGAGATCTTCGAACACACCGCGGCGGCGTCGGTGCAACGCGAACAGCGGGGGATACGGGTGGAAACCTCCGCCGGGGTGCTCCAGGCCGACCAGGTTGTGTTGGCCACCAACGTGTTTCCGAGCCTGCTGAAGCGAAACCGGTTCCACACCATTCCGGTGTACGACTACGTGCTGTCCACCGAGCCGCTCACGGGCGACCAGTTGGACCGCATCGGATGGCGCAACCGGCAGGGCATCGGCGACAGCGCCAACCAATTCCACTACTACCGCCTCTCGGCGGACAACCGGATCGTCTGGGGCGGCTACGACGCCGTCTATCACTACGGTCGTCGCGTCGACGCGATGTACGAGGACCGGCCGGAGTCGTACCGCAAGCTGGCCGCCCACTTCTTCATCACCTTCCCGCAACTCGAGGATGTCCGGTTCAGCCACCGCTGGGCCGGCGCGATCGACACCAACACCCGGTTCTGTGCGCACTGGGGTCTGGCCGGCCGAGGGCGGATCGCCTACGTCAACGGATTCACCGGTCTGGGTGTCGGCGCCGCACGGTTCGCCGCCGACGTCTGCCTCGACCTGCTCGACGGTCACCCCACCGAGCGAACCGAGCTGGAGATGGTCAACCGCAAGCCGTTGCCGTTTCCGCCCGAACCGGT
This is a stretch of genomic DNA from Mycobacterium sp. ELW1. It encodes these proteins:
- a CDS encoding sterol desaturase family protein, coding for MREPVLFAIPFFLLLLILEWTAARKLERLTEADQPASGAYHARDAWASISMGLMSVATMGVWKFFALLGYAALYAYVAPWHLSATKWYTWVIAIVGVDVLFYLYHRTAHRVRLIWATHQAHHSSRYFNFATALRQKWNNSGEIIMWIPLPLLGVPPWMVFTSFSISLIYQFWIHTERIDKLPRAFEFVFNTPSHHRVHHGMDPEYLDKNYGGILILWDRLFGTFQPELYRPHYGLTKPVTTFNIWKLQTHEYAAIARDVRSARRWRDRLGYVFGPPGWAPSTTPQPATTVAAS
- a CDS encoding cation:proton antiporter regulatory subunit; the protein is MEVKEVLLPGVGLRYEFDSADGNRIGVIARRGGDFEVVVYGARDPDQARPVFRLTDEEADALAQILGAPRLVESFADLTKEVPGLDAGQVEIVAGSPFVDRPLGDTKARTRTGASIVAIVRDEEVLASPKPDQVLHARDVLVVIGTEHGISGVRRIVDQG
- a CDS encoding cation:proton antiporter, whose product is MAVSAALLLELGVIFTVLTILGTLARRFALSPIPLYLLAGLALGNGGIAPVPAAGEFVSTGATIGVVLLLLTLGLEFSIGEFAASMRRHLPSAGVDLVLNATPGAIAGWLLGLNFVGILAMAGITFISSSGVIARLLNDLRRLGNRETPAVLSILVLEDFAMAAYLPLLAVLAAGGTWWEALLWMGAAMVALVVVFAASYRWGHHLGRLISHPDDEQLLLRILGLTLLVAAAAEHLHASAAVGAFLVGLTLTGETAERARAVLTPLRDLFAAVFFLAIGLSVAPADLVPMLPAAALLAAVTAITKVATGVYAARRDGVGRPGQLRAGTALVARGEFSLVIIGLAGTTVAAVGTLATPYVFVLAIVGPLLARFAR
- a CDS encoding FAD-dependent oxidoreductase — its product is MQTVFDRDVDPALIARALGSAAFGSMWLDSSLVARPDYPRLSGDLTCDLLVVGGGYAGLWSALHAKARNPGARVVLIEAERVGWAASGRNGGFVEASITHGAENGKSRWPTEFDRLEKLGLANLDGMQADIASYGMNVDWERTGMLTVATEPHQVEWLAEGADDGEGRFLDQAAVRAEVDSPTYRAGLWATDSCAIVHPARLVFELARACSEAGVEIFEHTAAASVQREQRGIRVETSAGVLQADQVVLATNVFPSLLKRNRFHTIPVYDYVLSTEPLTGDQLDRIGWRNRQGIGDSANQFHYYRLSADNRIVWGGYDAVYHYGRRVDAMYEDRPESYRKLAAHFFITFPQLEDVRFSHRWAGAIDTNTRFCAHWGLAGRGRIAYVNGFTGLGVGAARFAADVCLDLLDGHPTERTELEMVNRKPLPFPPEPVASVGIQATRWSLDRADHNEGKRNLILRTLDRLGLGFDS